From the genome of Saccharomyces eubayanus strain FM1318 chromosome X, whole genome shotgun sequence, one region includes:
- the LIH1 gene encoding putative lipase, translated as MISTNFFIFYLLIAFTPFVHCSPKLAITPYIYERLVYFIKASAISSCISDNLLFPNKALNDGGCPPHIKFCTDEKINPTAGRTMIELVLSAEKGELGSGYVAVDHGKNVVILAFRGSTTKQDWFSDFEIYPVEYTPLCVNEYRKLIEEGKLRECKGCKMHRGFLRFTETLGMDVFRKMESILESYPDYRIVVTGHSLGAALASLAGIELRLRGFDPLVLTYATPKIFNSEMRQWVDELFETEAIEKDSISKKEIQFRKGYFRVVHNGDYIPMVPPFYHPAGLEIYINKIGIPQNAEDVEYRGRNNKMALNDGFRDGMSGLVEDWLHVYEHRAYFIDVFGCSGL; from the coding sequence atgATATctacaaatttttttatattttatcttttaaTAGCATTTACACCCTTTGTCCATTGTTCACCAAAGTTGGCGATTACTCCTTATATTTATGAACGCCTGGTATACTTCATTAAAGCGTCCGCGATATCAAGCTGCATATCTGACAATCTACTTTTTCCTAATAAAGCACTTAACGATGGAGGTTGTCCACCACATATTAAGTTCTGTACggatgaaaaaatcaaccCTACAGCGGGTCGAACAATGATTGAATTGGTTCTAAGTGCCGAGAAGGGGGAACTGGGCTCGGGTTATGTGGCTGTTGATCATGGAAAGAATGTTGTTATATTAGCCTTTCGAGGATCTACAACTAAACAAGATTGGTTTAGTGATTTCGAAATATACCCAGTTGAGTATACTCCGCTTTGCGTGAATGAATATCGCAAGCTTATAGAGGAAGGAAAGCTAAGAGAATGTAAAGGCTGTAAAATGCACAGAGGCTTTCTCAGATTCACCGAAACCCTTGGGATGGACGTTTTCAGAAAAATGGAGAGTATTTTGGAAAGCTATCCAGATTACCGAATTGTTGTGACAGGTCATTCATTAGGGGCAGCATTAGCAAGTTTGGCTGGGATTGAATTGAGGCTAAGGGGCTTTGATCCTTTGGTCTTGACATATGCAACACCAAAGATATTTAATAGTGAAATGAGACAATGGGTGGACGAATTGTTTGAGACAGAGGCTATAGAAAAGGActcaatatcaaaaaaagaaatccaGTTCCGTAAGGGGTATTTTCGAGTGGTCCATAATGGAGATTATATTCCCATGGTCCCACCATTTTATCATCCGGCCGGTTTGGAGATTTATATTAACAAGATCGGAATACCTCAAAATGCAGAAGATGTTGAGTATCGTGGTAGAAACAACAAGATGGCTCTAAACGATGGATTCCGGGATGGCATGAGCGGTTTAGTTGAAGACTGGTTACATGTTTATGAACATCGAGCCTATTTTATCGACGTATTTGGGTGCTCTGGACTTTAA